One stretch of Pseudoalteromonas shioyasakiensis DNA includes these proteins:
- the rsmA gene encoding 16S rRNA (adenine(1518)-N(6)/adenine(1519)-N(6))-dimethyltransferase RsmA has translation MTDKVHLGHRARKRFGQNFLNDDMIIDKIVTAIDPKPEDNLVEIGPGLGAITEPVAELSGHLTVVELDKDLAERLTSHPFLGPKLTVHQGDAMKFDFSSLIKSDEKLKIFGNLPYNVSTPLLFHLFEFADNVEHMHFMLQKEVVKRMVAGPGSKAFGRLSVMTQYYCHAMPVIDVPPECFKPAPKVDSAVIRLIPKKPEQRSAKSTKLLNTVCLEAFNQRRKTLRNSLSNLLTAEELTGIGIDITLRAESLSLQQFIDIANWIYDNKQ, from the coding sequence ATGACAGATAAAGTACATTTAGGACACCGCGCTCGTAAGCGTTTTGGTCAAAACTTTTTAAACGATGACATGATCATCGACAAAATCGTCACGGCTATTGATCCTAAACCTGAAGACAATTTAGTAGAAATCGGCCCAGGCCTTGGTGCAATCACTGAGCCTGTAGCTGAATTAAGTGGCCATCTAACTGTTGTTGAGCTAGATAAAGACTTAGCAGAACGTTTAACGAGCCACCCATTTTTAGGGCCTAAATTAACAGTGCATCAAGGCGATGCAATGAAGTTCGATTTCAGCTCTCTGATCAAGTCTGACGAAAAGTTAAAGATTTTTGGTAACTTACCTTACAACGTTTCGACCCCGCTGCTATTCCATTTATTTGAGTTCGCAGATAATGTTGAGCACATGCACTTTATGCTGCAAAAAGAAGTTGTCAAACGTATGGTTGCAGGCCCTGGCAGTAAAGCCTTTGGTCGTTTAAGTGTGATGACACAGTATTACTGCCACGCAATGCCAGTGATTGATGTGCCACCTGAATGCTTTAAGCCTGCACCTAAGGTAGATTCAGCGGTTATCCGCTTGATCCCTAAAAAGCCAGAACAACGTTCAGCTAAAAGTACTAAGTTATTAAACACCGTTTGTTTAGAAGCTTTTAACCAACGTCGTAAGACACTGCGTAATAGCTTATCTAACTTACTTACAGCTGAAGAACTAACAGGTATAGGTATTGATATCACTCTTCGTGCAG